From a region of the Nonlabens dokdonensis DSW-6 genome:
- a CDS encoding F0F1 ATP synthase subunit epsilon: protein MILEIVTPEMTLFSGQVESVSVPGINGQFQMLDNHAPVVSLLTTGSVKIFGNVELDESVVSLFKKEDGTTNFAITGGVLEMKDNKAIVLAD from the coding sequence ATGATTTTAGAAATAGTAACTCCAGAGATGACACTTTTTAGTGGTCAAGTAGAATCAGTTTCTGTTCCTGGTATTAACGGTCAGTTTCAAATGCTAGATAATCACGCACCTGTGGTATCTCTTCTTACTACTGGGTCAGTTAAAATATTTGGTAATGTAGAGTTAGATGAGTCTGTCGTGTCTTTATTTAAGAAAGAAGATGGAACGACAAATTTTGCTATTACTGGAGGAGTTTTAGAAATGAAAGATAATAAAGCGATCGTTTTAGCAGACTAG